The Alteripontixanthobacter sp. genome has a window encoding:
- a CDS encoding CDC48 family AAA ATPase gives MADADAATKERQVRLQVAAARQEESGQGIARMPRSAFQALGITEGDVVEIEGKRTTVAVAMSAYAEDESLEVVRLDGLQRGNAEAGSGEHVKIRSAKSQPAVRVVFAPAAREMRLQGPTQALKRNFFRKPLTAGDLVATTGQQPVQNMPPDVRRMFNAPAYALTQIRLQVASTTPKGIVHIDENTEVELRAEFEEPRDGRAVVNYDDVGGMQDTIQQLREMVELPLRYPELFTRLGVDPPKGVLLHGPPGTGKTRLAQAVANESDAEFFTINGPEIMGSGYGESEKALREVFENATKSSPAIIFIDEIDSIAPKRDKVPGEAEKRLVAQLLTLMDGLEARSNLVVIAATNRPDAIDEALRRPGRFDREIVIGVPDESARREILAIHTRGMPLGDKVELNELARTTHGFVGADIAALAREAAIEAVRRIMPKIDLDERTIPPEVLEELCVTREDFLAALKRVQPSAMREVMVQVPKVGWEDLGGVQDAIDQLREGIELPLKHPEAFDRLGIRPAKGFLLYGPPGTGKTLLAKATAKEAEANFISMKSSDLLSKWYGESEQQIARLFARARSVAPCVVFIDEIDSLVPARGSGQGEPQVTGRVVNTILAEMDGMEELQSVVVIGATNRPTLVDPALLRPGRFDELVYVGTPDEKGREHILNIHAREMPLADGVTLKDIAAKTERFTGADLEDVVRRAGLNALRRAGEDVSEVTQEDFTEALKDSRATVTQKMEAEYKKMRGELKKRAAEKGTIGFISEGMLEPTRDKKHG, from the coding sequence ATGGCCGATGCCGACGCCGCGACCAAGGAACGACAAGTCAGGCTGCAAGTGGCAGCGGCACGGCAAGAGGAAAGCGGCCAGGGCATCGCCCGCATGCCGCGTTCGGCCTTCCAGGCGCTTGGTATTACCGAAGGCGACGTGGTCGAGATCGAGGGCAAGCGGACCACCGTTGCCGTCGCAATGTCCGCCTATGCGGAAGACGAATCGCTCGAAGTCGTTCGGCTGGACGGCCTGCAGCGCGGCAATGCCGAGGCAGGCTCCGGTGAACATGTGAAGATCAGGTCGGCCAAATCGCAGCCTGCCGTACGGGTGGTGTTCGCACCGGCCGCCCGCGAAATGCGGTTGCAGGGACCGACCCAGGCGCTCAAGCGCAATTTCTTCCGCAAGCCGTTGACGGCGGGCGACCTGGTGGCAACTACCGGTCAGCAGCCGGTCCAGAACATGCCGCCCGACGTGCGCCGCATGTTCAACGCGCCCGCTTATGCCCTGACCCAGATACGGCTGCAGGTGGCCTCCACCACGCCCAAGGGAATCGTCCATATCGACGAGAATACCGAGGTCGAATTGCGCGCCGAATTCGAAGAGCCGCGCGATGGGCGGGCAGTCGTCAATTATGACGATGTCGGCGGTATGCAGGACACTATCCAGCAATTGCGCGAAATGGTGGAATTGCCGCTGCGCTATCCCGAATTATTCACCCGGCTGGGTGTCGATCCGCCCAAGGGTGTGCTGCTGCATGGCCCGCCGGGGACCGGCAAGACCCGGCTGGCACAGGCGGTCGCGAACGAATCCGATGCGGAGTTTTTCACCATCAATGGTCCCGAAATCATGGGGTCCGGCTATGGCGAAAGCGAAAAGGCGCTGCGCGAGGTGTTCGAAAACGCCACCAAGTCATCCCCCGCGATCATTTTCATCGATGAAATAGACTCCATCGCGCCCAAGCGGGACAAGGTGCCGGGCGAAGCGGAAAAGCGGCTGGTTGCGCAGCTGCTCACGCTGATGGACGGGCTCGAAGCACGCTCCAACCTGGTAGTGATTGCGGCGACCAACCGTCCCGACGCCATCGACGAGGCGCTGCGCCGTCCCGGCCGGTTCGATCGGGAAATCGTGATCGGAGTGCCCGATGAAAGCGCCCGGCGCGAAATTCTGGCAATCCACACGCGCGGCATGCCGCTGGGCGACAAGGTCGAATTGAACGAGCTGGCACGCACCACCCACGGCTTCGTAGGTGCAGATATCGCGGCACTGGCGCGTGAGGCGGCGATCGAGGCGGTGCGGCGGATCATGCCGAAAATCGACTTGGACGAACGCACGATCCCGCCCGAAGTGCTGGAAGAGCTATGCGTGACGCGCGAGGATTTCCTCGCTGCGCTCAAGCGAGTTCAGCCTTCCGCCATGCGCGAGGTCATGGTGCAGGTGCCCAAGGTGGGCTGGGAAGATCTGGGCGGCGTGCAGGATGCGATCGACCAGCTGCGCGAAGGCATCGAGTTGCCGCTGAAACATCCCGAGGCATTCGACCGGCTCGGCATCCGCCCGGCCAAGGGCTTCCTGCTCTATGGTCCTCCGGGAACCGGCAAGACCTTGCTTGCCAAGGCGACCGCCAAGGAAGCGGAGGCCAATTTCATCTCCATGAAAAGTTCTGACCTGCTGTCCAAATGGTATGGCGAAAGCGAGCAACAGATAGCCCGGCTGTTCGCCCGCGCGCGCTCGGTCGCACCGTGCGTTGTATTTATCGACGAGATCGACTCGCTGGTCCCCGCGCGCGGCTCCGGTCAGGGCGAACCGCAGGTCACCGGGCGAGTGGTCAACACGATCCTGGCCGAAATGGACGGGATGGAAGAGTTGCAATCGGTGGTCGTGATCGGCGCAACCAACCGCCCGACTTTGGTCGATCCAGCTCTACTTCGCCCCGGCCGGTTCGACGAGCTGGTCTATGTCGGTACGCCCGATGAAAAGGGCCGCGAGCACATCCTCAACATCCACGCACGTGAAATGCCGCTGGCAGATGGGGTAACGCTCAAGGATATCGCAGCCAAGACCGAACGCTTTACGGGTGCCGATCTGGAAGACGTCGTACGCCGCGCGGGTCTCAATGCACTTCGCCGGGCCGGAGAGGATGTGAGCGAGGTAACGCAGGAAGATTTCACCGAAGCGCTGAAAGATTCGCGCGCCACGGTGACTCAGAAGATGGAAGCCGAGTACAAGAAAATGCGCGGCGAATTGAAAAAGCGCGCTGCGGAAAAGGGCACGATCGGGTTCATTTCGGAAGGCATGCTGGAGCCTACGCGGGATAAGAAGCATGGGTGA
- a CDS encoding CoA transferase subunit B: MATETAEKTGWSRDQMAARAAQELRDGYYVNLGIGIPTLVANHIPEGMHVTLQSENGMLGIGPFPYDDEVDPDLINAGKQTISELPHSAYFDSATSFSMIRGGHIDLTVLGAMEVAENGDIANWMIPGKMIKGMGGAMDLVAGVKKIIVVMDHTSKAGDPKFIPECSLPLTGTNVVDMIITNLGVFHRANHDSPFRLIELAPGVSEEQIAASTSAHYEVALDG, encoded by the coding sequence ATGGCCACTGAAACTGCCGAAAAAACCGGCTGGAGCCGCGACCAGATGGCCGCCCGCGCTGCGCAGGAATTGCGGGACGGGTATTATGTCAATCTGGGCATCGGCATCCCCACTCTGGTTGCCAACCACATTCCCGAAGGGATGCATGTCACGCTGCAAAGCGAAAACGGAATGCTCGGCATCGGCCCGTTCCCCTATGATGACGAGGTCGATCCCGATCTGATCAATGCGGGCAAGCAGACCATCAGCGAATTGCCGCACAGCGCCTATTTCGACAGTGCCACCAGCTTTTCCATGATCCGTGGCGGGCATATCGACCTGACCGTGCTAGGCGCGATGGAAGTGGCCGAAAATGGCGACATCGCCAACTGGATGATCCCCGGCAAGATGATCAAGGGGATGGGCGGCGCGATGGATCTGGTCGCAGGTGTGAAGAAGATCATCGTGGTGATGGACCACACCAGCAAGGCGGGCGATCCGAAGTTCATCCCCGAATGCAGCCTGCCGCTGACCGGCACCAATGTGGTCGATATGATCATCACCAATCTGGGCGTGTTCCACCGCGCGAACCATGACAGCCCGTTCCGGCTGATCGAACTTGCGCCGGGGGTGAGCGAAGAGCAGATCGCCGCGAGCACGTCCGCACATTACGAGGTCGCGCTGGACGGCTGA
- the metK gene encoding methionine adenosyltransferase has translation MRSDYLFTSESVSEGHPDKVSDQISDAIVDFMLRHDSEARVACETLTTTQRVVLAGEIRARGVYENGAWVSGKQDEIEALVRQTVKEIGYAQDGFHYETLTFENHLHGQSSEIAQGVDAGEDGSNKDEGAGDQGIMFGFACDETPDLMPAALDYSHKILQRMAADRKSGAAPFLEPDSKSQVTLHFRDGKPVFCPAVVVSTQHAKGYHEGDKEAELKAYVKGVVGDILPDGLLNGETNWHINPTGAFEIGGPDGDAGLTGRKIIVDTYGGAAPHGGGAFSGKDPTKVDRSAAYITRYLAKNIVAADLAKRCTIQLAYAIGVSEPLSLYVDTHGTGSHDDAAMEKAIKSIAKLGGLTPRGIRTHLGLNKPIYRKSAAYGHFGRKAEGDHFPWERTDLVDDLKTALG, from the coding sequence ATGCGCAGCGACTATCTCTTCACTTCCGAAAGTGTTTCCGAAGGTCATCCGGACAAGGTTTCGGACCAGATTTCCGACGCCATCGTCGATTTCATGCTCCGCCATGACAGCGAGGCGCGGGTCGCCTGCGAAACGCTGACCACGACGCAGCGCGTGGTGCTGGCTGGCGAGATTCGCGCGCGCGGTGTTTATGAAAACGGTGCCTGGGTTTCGGGTAAGCAGGACGAGATCGAGGCGTTGGTGCGCCAGACGGTCAAGGAGATCGGCTATGCCCAGGACGGGTTTCACTACGAGACCCTGACGTTCGAAAATCACCTTCACGGCCAGTCCAGCGAAATTGCGCAGGGCGTGGATGCGGGCGAGGATGGTTCGAACAAGGACGAAGGTGCCGGTGACCAGGGCATCATGTTCGGCTTCGCCTGCGACGAGACGCCCGACCTGATGCCGGCCGCGCTCGATTACAGCCACAAGATCCTCCAGCGCATGGCAGCCGACCGCAAGAGCGGTGCCGCTCCGTTCCTGGAACCCGATTCAAAGAGCCAGGTCACGCTGCATTTCCGCGACGGCAAACCGGTTTTCTGCCCCGCCGTGGTGGTCAGCACCCAGCACGCCAAGGGTTATCACGAAGGCGACAAGGAAGCCGAGCTCAAGGCCTATGTGAAGGGCGTGGTTGGCGATATCCTCCCGGACGGGCTGCTGAACGGCGAGACCAATTGGCACATCAACCCCACCGGCGCGTTCGAAATCGGCGGACCGGATGGCGACGCAGGACTGACCGGGCGCAAGATCATCGTCGATACCTATGGCGGTGCGGCTCCGCATGGCGGGGGCGCGTTCTCGGGCAAGGATCCGACCAAGGTCGACCGCAGCGCAGCCTATATCACCCGCTACCTCGCCAAGAATATCGTGGCCGCCGACCTTGCCAAACGCTGCACCATCCAGCTGGCCTATGCCATTGGCGTGAGCGAGCCGCTGTCGCTCTACGTCGATACGCACGGCACCGGCTCGCATGACGATGCGGCGATGGAAAAGGCGATCAAGAGCATTGCCAAGCTGGGCGGCCTGACCCCGCGCGGGATCCGCACCCATCTGGGGCTCAATAAGCCGATCTACCGCAAGAGCGCCGCCTACGGCCATTTCGGTCGCAAGGCGGAAGGCGACCACTTCCCATGGGAACGCACCGATCTGGTGGACGATCTGAAAACCGCCTTGGGCTGA
- a CDS encoding CoA transferase subunit A yields MDKLYPDAAAALDGLLTDNMIIAAGGFGLCGIPERLLDAIRDSGVQGLTFASNNAGVDNQGIGKLLRTRQVKKMISSYVGENKEFERQFLAGELEVEFCPQGTLAERMRAGGAGIPGFYTKTGVGTQVAEGKEVKTFTTPGGEEDYILEHGIFADLAIVKAWKADETGNLVFRKTARNFNQPAATCGRACVAEVEEVVPAGSLDPDCIHLPGVFVQRMIVGAPYYKQIEFRTTRDRETA; encoded by the coding sequence ATGGACAAGCTCTACCCCGATGCCGCCGCCGCACTGGATGGCTTGCTGACGGACAACATGATTATCGCAGCCGGGGGTTTCGGCCTGTGCGGCATTCCCGAACGGCTGCTGGATGCCATTCGCGACAGCGGCGTACAGGGGCTCACTTTCGCCAGCAACAATGCCGGGGTCGACAATCAAGGCATCGGCAAATTGCTACGCACCCGGCAGGTGAAAAAGATGATCTCCAGCTATGTCGGGGAGAACAAGGAATTCGAACGCCAATTCCTGGCTGGCGAGCTGGAAGTGGAATTCTGCCCGCAGGGAACGCTGGCCGAACGCATGCGCGCGGGCGGCGCAGGCATTCCCGGCTTCTACACCAAGACTGGCGTCGGCACTCAGGTGGCGGAGGGCAAGGAGGTCAAGACCTTCACCACTCCAGGCGGAGAGGAGGACTATATCCTCGAACACGGAATTTTCGCCGATCTCGCGATCGTAAAGGCATGGAAAGCGGATGAAACCGGCAATCTGGTCTTCCGCAAGACGGCGCGTAATTTCAACCAGCCTGCAGCTACGTGCGGCCGCGCCTGTGTGGCCGAGGTGGAGGAGGTGGTCCCTGCCGGATCGCTCGATCCCGATTGCATCCATCTGCCCGGCGTGTTCGTGCAGCGGATGATCGTAGGCGCACCGTATTATAAGCAAATCGAGTTTCGCACCACGCGGGACCGCGAAACGGCCTAG
- a CDS encoding MarR family transcriptional regulator has product MAVTDIPEAEAFILHWGEMGSHWGVNRSVSQVHALLYLSDRPLHAEEICDTLGLARSNVSTALKELQSYQIVRRTHVSGDRRDHFVAETDLWTMLMAITVERKKREIDPTIAHLNALSAQLEGRDDVPAHIRERIGRMHEFMGTLGHWYDDVRRLPKPTLVTLMKLGSKVARFLPGKKPETP; this is encoded by the coding sequence ATGGCGGTTACCGATATTCCCGAGGCCGAAGCCTTTATCCTCCATTGGGGGGAAATGGGTTCGCATTGGGGGGTGAACCGCTCGGTCAGCCAGGTTCATGCGCTGCTCTATCTGTCCGACCGCCCGCTTCATGCCGAGGAGATCTGCGACACTCTGGGCCTTGCCCGTTCGAACGTGTCGACCGCGCTGAAGGAACTGCAGTCCTATCAGATCGTGCGGCGTACCCATGTGAGCGGCGACCGGCGCGACCATTTCGTGGCCGAGACCGATCTGTGGACCATGCTGATGGCGATCACTGTCGAGCGCAAGAAGCGTGAGATCGATCCGACCATCGCGCATCTCAACGCGCTATCTGCACAGCTGGAAGGCCGCGATGATGTGCCCGCCCATATTCGCGAGCGCATCGGGCGGATGCATGAATTCATGGGCACGCTTGGCCATTGGTACGACGATGTCCGCCGCCTGCCCAAGCCGACGCTGGTCACGCTGATGAAGCTGGGTTCAAAAGTCGCCCGCTTCCTGCCGGGCAAGAAGCCCGAGACACCCTGA
- a CDS encoding mechanosensitive ion channel domain-containing protein — MLDFANWTIAWDEAARAALTLGIAVIGALVLHRVVFFLLRRLTRLSHTEGDEVALSYLRKPVMWLMLAIAAGMASNADAHIARFWSAIDAFVIPAVLGLLALGVVRGFAAALHKRTEERVDPVAARSRKTRILLISRAVSAIIIIITIGLILLGIPAVRDVGTGLLASAGLAALAVGAAAQPALKSLIAGIQMAITEPLRIGDMVVVDGHTGRVEEITMSFVIVRTWDERAIVVPTSTFLDDSFENWSRTNESLTGPVFLHLDPASDVARVRAEFERYIATNALWDGRNQALLMTEAYPESLELRMTVSAETIGELWNLRCAVREHMVAWLQSEMPDALIRHRLEVDAANERVKG, encoded by the coding sequence ATGCTGGATTTTGCCAACTGGACCATCGCCTGGGATGAGGCGGCACGCGCCGCCCTGACCCTGGGTATTGCCGTGATCGGGGCGCTGGTGCTGCACCGCGTCGTGTTCTTCCTCCTGCGCCGACTGACCCGGCTGTCGCATACCGAGGGCGACGAGGTTGCGTTGAGCTATCTGCGCAAGCCGGTGATGTGGCTGATGCTGGCGATTGCGGCGGGAATGGCGTCTAACGCCGATGCCCATATTGCGCGCTTCTGGTCCGCAATCGATGCGTTTGTCATCCCTGCCGTTCTGGGGCTGCTGGCGCTGGGCGTGGTGCGCGGTTTTGCCGCGGCGCTGCACAAGCGCACCGAAGAGCGGGTCGATCCGGTCGCTGCGCGCAGCCGCAAGACGCGCATCCTGCTGATCTCGCGCGCGGTTTCCGCGATCATCATCATCATTACCATCGGCCTGATCCTGCTCGGCATTCCCGCCGTGCGCGATGTCGGGACCGGGCTGCTCGCCTCTGCCGGCCTGGCCGCGCTGGCGGTGGGCGCTGCCGCCCAGCCTGCGCTGAAATCGCTGATCGCGGGAATCCAGATGGCGATTACCGAGCCGCTGCGGATCGGTGACATGGTGGTGGTCGATGGCCATACCGGCCGGGTGGAGGAAATCACCATGAGCTTCGTGATCGTGCGCACCTGGGATGAACGCGCCATCGTGGTGCCGACCTCGACCTTCCTCGACGATAGTTTCGAAAACTGGTCCCGCACCAATGAGTCGCTGACCGGGCCGGTGTTCCTGCATCTCGATCCGGCATCCGATGTCGCCCGGGTGCGCGCGGAATTCGAGCGGTACATCGCCACCAACGCTTTGTGGGATGGCCGCAACCAGGCCTTGCTGATGACGGAGGCCTATCCGGAAAGCCTGGAACTGCGCATGACAGTGTCCGCCGAGACAATCGGCGAGCTGTGGAACCTGCGCTGCGCCGTTCGCGAACACATGGTCGCCTGGCTACAATCCGAAATGCCCGATGCGCTGATCCGCCACCGACTGGAAGTCGATGCCGCGAATGAGCGCGTGAAGGGGTAG
- a CDS encoding CoA transferase has product MWLDQPRSPNSPLAGLKVLELARVLAGPWAGQMLADLGADVIKVESPEGDNTRAWGPPWVEHGGEKTSAYYHACNRGKRGIVADFRETEQLARVKALAAEADVVIENFKPGALAKFGLDHESLSAANPALITCSVTGFGQTGPRRDEPGYDFVIQAMSGMMSLTGEPEGEPMKHGLSISDLSCGLYAANAIQAALLMRYRTGTGQWIDMSLLDCSVAMLANQAMSYLVTGNNPPRMGNAHAQVSAYGVFPTQNGPVVLAPANDALFRKLLALLGRSDLLEDERFATNADRIADRDTIDAIISEETRGWEQACLLAECAKVGVPAGPINDLDQVLADPQIAARGMRIAPDGVPGLRSPFRFSEAELALGAPSPSKGQHGIS; this is encoded by the coding sequence ATGTGGCTCGACCAACCCCGCAGTCCGAACAGTCCGCTGGCCGGGCTGAAGGTGCTCGAGCTGGCGCGGGTGCTGGCGGGGCCGTGGGCGGGACAGATGCTCGCCGATCTGGGCGCCGATGTGATCAAGGTGGAAAGTCCCGAGGGCGACAATACGCGCGCCTGGGGGCCGCCCTGGGTCGAGCATGGCGGCGAGAAGACATCCGCCTACTACCATGCCTGCAATCGCGGAAAACGCGGAATTGTCGCGGATTTTCGCGAGACGGAGCAATTAGCGCGGGTCAAGGCGCTCGCTGCCGAGGCCGATGTGGTGATCGAGAATTTCAAGCCCGGCGCGCTGGCGAAATTCGGGCTCGACCACGAAAGCCTGAGCGCCGCCAACCCGGCCCTGATCACCTGCTCCGTTACCGGTTTCGGTCAGACCGGCCCGCGCCGCGACGAGCCGGGCTATGATTTCGTGATCCAGGCGATGAGCGGAATGATGAGCCTGACCGGCGAGCCAGAGGGCGAACCGATGAAACACGGCCTGTCGATCAGCGACCTGAGCTGCGGGCTATACGCCGCCAATGCGATCCAGGCCGCGCTTCTGATGCGTTACCGCACCGGAACCGGCCAATGGATCGATATGAGCCTGCTGGATTGCTCGGTCGCCATGCTGGCCAACCAGGCCATGTCCTACCTGGTCACCGGCAACAATCCGCCCCGCATGGGCAATGCGCATGCCCAGGTCAGCGCGTATGGTGTGTTTCCAACACAGAACGGTCCGGTGGTCCTCGCGCCGGCCAACGATGCGCTGTTCCGCAAGCTGCTCGCTCTGCTTGGACGCAGCGATTTGCTGGAAGACGAGCGATTTGCGACCAACGCAGACCGGATTGCCGACAGAGACACGATCGACGCAATCATTTCCGAGGAAACGAGGGGCTGGGAGCAAGCCTGCCTGCTGGCAGAATGCGCCAAGGTTGGCGTTCCGGCCGGACCCATCAACGATCTCGATCAGGTCCTCGCCGATCCACAGATCGCTGCGAGGGGCATGCGGATAGCGCCGGATGGCGTGCCGGGACTGCGCAGCCCGTTTCGTTTTTCCGAAGCGGAACTAGCGCTGGGCGCCCCGTCGCCGAGCAAGGGCCAGCACGGTATTTCCTGA
- the lnt gene encoding apolipoprotein N-acyltransferase, giving the protein MTSATELLARYPRLAALALGVVAATGFPPLNLWPLTLLSLAATIPLIRSADSWRGVFLHGWLFGVGHFTLANNWIATAFTYQAEMPSFLGWIAVPLLALYLAIYPALAFLAAWLVARRGPPLAMIAAFGASWIVSEWLRSWVFTGYAWDPLGLALLGPWDRPGLAAVLPWIGTYALSGLLVLLAGTLWLLVQEQRWLPLGIVSALLAAGMYLPAGEAQQGSVRFTLVQPDLRQPELDDASKFEEQFARITDLTARRNVDGERLVLWPESGVPDYLEDGYPQRYYDRMTAGGDPEFARARIAQVIGPQAMLLTGAVNLDIENGRAVSARNSVLAIDGNGAITQSYAKAHLVPYGEYLALRWLLEPLGATRLVAGTIDFEPGPGPRSLTLGRYGMAGIQICYEIVFSGQVVDRANRPDYIFNPSNDGWFGRFGPPQHLAQARMRAIEEGLPVLRSTTTGISAVIDARGVVRQHIGMHRADYIDGTIPPARAPTLFARAGNLLPLGWALLLLVLSLVASRRKHG; this is encoded by the coding sequence ATGACCTCTGCGACCGAATTGCTCGCCAGATATCCGCGGCTCGCTGCGCTGGCGCTCGGCGTGGTTGCGGCCACCGGCTTCCCGCCGCTCAATCTGTGGCCGCTGACACTCCTGTCGCTGGCGGCGACCATCCCGCTGATCCGCTCCGCCGATAGCTGGCGCGGCGTGTTCCTGCACGGCTGGCTTTTCGGTGTAGGCCATTTTACCTTGGCGAATAACTGGATCGCGACTGCGTTTACCTACCAGGCCGAGATGCCTTCCTTCCTCGGCTGGATTGCCGTGCCGCTGCTGGCTCTGTATCTTGCCATCTATCCCGCGCTGGCTTTTCTGGCAGCCTGGCTCGTCGCAAGGCGCGGCCCTCCGCTCGCCATGATCGCGGCGTTTGGTGCCAGCTGGATCGTCTCCGAGTGGCTGCGCAGCTGGGTGTTTACCGGCTATGCTTGGGATCCGCTGGGTCTGGCGCTGCTTGGCCCGTGGGACAGACCAGGGTTGGCGGCAGTGCTGCCATGGATCGGGACTTATGCGCTGTCCGGACTGCTCGTATTGCTGGCGGGTACCTTGTGGCTGTTGGTGCAGGAACAGCGCTGGCTGCCGCTCGGGATTGTTTCGGCATTGCTGGCTGCCGGGATGTATCTTCCAGCTGGCGAGGCGCAGCAGGGAAGCGTTCGCTTCACTTTGGTCCAGCCCGATCTTCGCCAGCCCGAACTGGACGATGCCAGCAAGTTCGAGGAACAATTCGCCCGGATCACCGACCTCACCGCGCGGCGCAATGTGGATGGCGAGCGACTGGTGCTGTGGCCCGAATCGGGCGTGCCCGATTATCTCGAGGATGGATATCCGCAGCGTTACTACGACCGCATGACGGCGGGCGGCGACCCCGAATTTGCCCGCGCGCGGATCGCCCAGGTGATCGGGCCGCAGGCAATGCTGCTGACCGGGGCCGTCAATCTCGATATCGAGAACGGCCGTGCGGTGAGCGCGCGCAATTCGGTGCTGGCAATCGATGGTAACGGCGCGATCACGCAAAGCTACGCCAAGGCGCATCTGGTGCCCTATGGCGAATATCTGGCGCTACGCTGGCTGCTCGAACCGCTTGGTGCAACGAGGCTGGTAGCAGGAACGATCGATTTCGAACCCGGCCCCGGCCCCCGCTCGCTGACGCTGGGCCGATATGGCATGGCGGGAATCCAGATCTGTTACGAGATCGTGTTTTCCGGGCAGGTCGTCGACCGGGCGAATCGCCCCGACTATATTTTCAACCCTTCCAACGATGGCTGGTTCGGCCGGTTCGGCCCGCCGCAGCATCTGGCCCAGGCACGGATGCGCGCGATCGAGGAGGGGCTGCCCGTATTGCGCTCCACCACTACCGGGATCAGCGCGGTTATCGATGCGCGCGGCGTGGTGCGCCAGCATATCGGGATGCACCGGGCCGATTATATCGACGGGACCATCCCGCCTGCCCGTGCGCCGACGCTGTTCGCGCGGGCCGGAAACTTGCTGCCGCTGGGTTGGGCATTGCTGCTGCTGGTGCTGTCGCTGGTTGCCAGCCGCCGCAAGCATGGCTAA